Proteins encoded together in one Anopheles darlingi chromosome 3, idAnoDarlMG_H_01, whole genome shotgun sequence window:
- the LOC125957228 gene encoding carbohydrate sulfotransferase 11 — MKGHSRTKWRIIKRLFLFFTTLSVIPLTVLYLITSDQLYRFRQYTYGAISGGPSNGSSRQQLQQFRPPFHPADGGMHHLRVVQHQPHQLHVLHDKQLHDPRAGRNGSIANSQYRIDMDYMKLRMEHRVARLQKKCKEHRLDEPKQNYKPKAWEYLIQPDYHLVWCNVFKAASTSWMYNFNLMAGYSAQFLNKTKDVPVQLARQKYPRPSVEKLRQAINGSISFIIVRHPFERLVSAYKDKIQYALRNSHHHKLGIRIIQKYRKMVNGKPVTLLKYPTFSEFVDYLLDEIKHPHDVVDMHFIRVTSFCTPCFFHYDVIAKFETLEEDQNYLISIARLDNFIKPQWKNAGKGGAGGVGGGTKEVVHKLFSELNSDQIHRLLDYYRFDFELFGYSAKEYFKE, encoded by the exons ATGAAAGGACACAGTAGGACCAAATGGCGCATCATTAAGCGCCTGTTTCTGTTCTTCACCACCCTCTCGGTTATCCCGCTCACCGTCCTCTACCTTATCACCTCCGATCAGCTCTATCGATTTCGGCAGTACACG TACGGTGCCATCAGTGGTGGACCCAGCAATGGATCATCACGGCAGCAATTGCAGCAATTTCGCCCACCGTTCCATCCGGCGGACGGAGGAATGCATCATCTCCGGGTGGTGCAGCACCAGCCACACCAGCTGCATGTACTACACGACAAGCAGCTACACGATCCGCGCGCGGGCAGGAATGGATCCATCGCCAACAGCCAGTACCGGATCGACATGGACTACATGAAGCTCCGGATGGAGCACCGGGTCGCGCGGTTGCAGAAGAAGTGCAAGGAACATAGATTGGATGAACCAA AGCAAAATTACAAACCGAAGGCCTGGGAGTATCTGATCCAGCCGGACTATCATCTCGTGTGGTGCAACGTGTTTAAGGCGGCCTCCACCTCCTGGATGTATAACTTCAATCTGATGGCCGGCTACTCGGCACAGTTTCTGAACAAAACCAAAGACGTGCCAGTGCAGCTGGCGAGGCAAAAGTATCCACGACCTTCGGTGGAAAAG TTGCGACAAGCCATCAACGGGTCAATATCATTCATCATCGTGCGACATCCTTTCGAGCGGCTGGTCAGCGCGTACAAGGACAAAATTCAGTACGCGCTGCGGAACTCGCACCACCACAAGCTGGGCATTAGAATTATCCAGAAGTACCGGAAAATGGTCAACGGAAAG CCGGTGACGTTGCTCAAATATCCCACATTCTCCGAGTTTGTTGATTATCTGCTGGACGAGATCAAGCACCCACACGACGTCGTTGATATGCACTTTATCAGGGTAACATCGTTTTGTACtccttgcttctttcactACGATGTGATAGCCAAGTTCGAGACGCTTGAGGAAGATCAAAACTATCTCATTTCGATCGCCCGGCTCGACAACTTCATCAAACCGCAATGGAAAAACGCCGGCAAGGGTGGAGCaggaggggtagggggtggtACTAAAGAGGTTGTACACAAATTATTTTCCGAGTTGAACTCAGATCAGATCCATCGGCTATTAGACTATTACCGATTCGACTTCGAATTGTTCGGCTACAGTGCCAAGGAATATTTTAAGGAATAG